One Brevibacillus choshinensis genomic window carries:
- a CDS encoding PLDc N-terminal domain-containing protein, translating to MGGISVLLPFLFILALNLINILISIWAYRDSRQRGNSKEFSIIVLVALLFFPIIGLIVYLVIRKD from the coding sequence ATGGGTGGTATAAGTGTTTTACTTCCCTTTCTGTTCATATTGGCTCTAAACTTGATTAACATTTTGATCAGTATCTGGGCGTATCGCGATTCACGTCAAAGAGGGAACAGCAAAGAATTTTCTATAATCGTTCTAGTGGCTTTATTGTTTTTCCCAATCATTGGTTTAATCGTATATTTAGTAATTCGAAAAGATTAA